DNA sequence from the Desulfovibrio litoralis DSM 11393 genome:
CATCGCTGATTTTCAGACAAAAGAGCGTGTACAAACAGTTATTATTGAGAAAAAACAAGGGTTAGTGAGATAAAGTTATCTTATCCATAGTAAATATCTTCAAAGTTCTTTTTTGCTTTTTTTGTTTTATAAACTTCTGGAAGCTGTACAATCTTGTGCTTGCATATATCGGTCAGTCAGAGTGTCCCAACCTTTCTTCATACAGTCGTACAAATATCCCTTGTTTAAAGCAATAGCAGTGTTGTTTATCTGCACTTAGGCTGAGTTTTTCGGCTCTATCCATAACTTTACCTATTATTTGTATGCAAAACTAAAATTCAAAAAACATTTTTGTAGCGAGCCGCTAGCGCGGCGTATAAGCACTGGCTGAGGCCAGTGCTAGAACCAAAAAGGCAAGGTTTAAAGCGGGGAAGGACATTCTTACGAATGCCTTCCCCTATTAAGGCATAAAGCGCCCCGCACGCTCTTTAACTAAAGTATATTTATAAACTAAAGTTTTTGTTAAAACAAATCAAGCACGGGGCTTTTAAACAAAGGCAAAAAGGCATCCTCAGTCGCGGAGGCAAACCACCGGGTTGACGTTGTCCACCGGGCGGGGAAACACGACGCCGAGGTCGAACACAATGAACGCAGTGGTGCCGCCGCTGACCTCGCCCGTCCAGTAGACGTCGCCTGGCCAACCGGCAGCTTGCCATGCACCATTGCCCGAAATCTGGGCGACAGCCTTTAAATCAGTTTGAGAAGGTAGGTTTGTTTCTCTATAGTAGATATTATCAGAAAGCCCTTTTAGTTGATCCACTGTTAATGTTGTGCCACAAGCATTGGCAGCGGGAAAATCACTTGCGTGAGCATTACTACCGTTAGATATGGGTTGGTTATTAGCCCATTTGTAGGAACCGATAGGAGCCTTGAACTTCGACAACGGTCCAGCACCAAAGGTTACATCCTGCTCCCTACTCACCGTCTGAGCGCCTACCGTGATCTTTGCTTCGACTCGGATAGTACGCTCACCCACAATGTCGGTCAGAGAAACAGTAGACTTGCCATCAGAATCGGTGTCAACGTCTTCAGTGTCGGTTAATTCCGTACTAGGTGTTGTGGTGGCGGAACTACCCCAAGCAAGACCTGTTTTTTTGTCGGCATAAGCAGTGGTTACAGCCTCGTTGCCTCTGTTATTAGCAGAAACAATACTCCATGTAACTGGTGTAATCGTGGTATAAGCCACTCCGTTTTGCATCAAGGTTACAGGAATAGTTGCGGTCTGCTTGTCAGTAAAGGTACCTGTGTTGCCACTGATTGTGCCAAAAACTAGGGTGTAGTTGGCTCCTATGAGCACCGTGCAGGAATATGTCTGGCTGTTTACCGTGGCAGTGACGGCGATAGGCCCACTACCTGTGGCGTTAGCCGTCAGCGTGGCCGTGGCTTTGCCTGTGCCATCGGTGTTGACTGGCGGACTTGAAAGTGTGCCAGAGCCGGTAATGCTCCAGCTTATGGCAGTATTGGCATCGGGAGTAGTCAGAGTCAGTTGAGTTGTACCATTATTAAGCAACGTGGAAGATGCCGCACTCAAGCCTGAACTACCTCCGCTACCTTGTAAGGTAAAGGTATAGCTACTGTCCCCAGCCTGTACCGTTACTGTGGTATTTGCCGGGGCAGTGGCTTCAAGCTTTACCCAAAAACGCCCCTGACTATCTGATACATAAGTTTTTGACAGTGAGGCGGCGTAAGCTGTTTTCACGGAAATCAACTCATCAAGAAAATCCAGTGTTTGGGCAAAGAAACCCTGCGGAGCTATAGGAGTAGCCTCGGCTAGGTAGTTGCCGTTTGCGTTTACACGCACTGTCTGCCCCGCAACATACTTGCCAAAACCGTTGCGAATACGGAACAGAAAGCCATTGGTTCCGTCTGCTCCCATAAATTCAATCTGATAATTGTCTTTAGCCTTATATTCCAAGACCATTTTATTTTCTCTATCCACAAATTCGTGGCGACTACCGCCAACGGTACGCATCTCCGCCACCTTGTTGTGGCTAATTTGATCTTCCCAAGGCATGTTGAAATTATAAGTAAAACGCATACCAACTTCGGTATCAGAGCTACCACGCTCTGTACTACGCTGATTTACAAAACCAGAAACCAACGGAACAGGCGTATATTCTACCCCATAAC
Encoded proteins:
- a CDS encoding inverse autotransporter beta domain-containing protein; translated protein: NEKASVASKGEKTKTLVASDNAVTPSDSPKKVSAVLFNAATNAMGLPGLDARNDAYDPNADQGLGFHADGTVRKAGGENSYDYSGKRAAAYMNNGVNTGSYNGVGTNLELDPIAKFNNHYFNSAKGGRSLNAQNGGTARELDPAQVMIDRSLNYGVGMVNSAAEGVFLGVMEGPYGGAKARFNFMADWDGKINGEGDLLLPWYDSKHTTVYSQLGTRSMNAEDSKDRWIGNFGVGQRWYPLAQKEGIGEDAGNLMLGYNTFYDHDFTRSHQRGGLGVEAQYDWIHLASNYYAPLSNWKDSKDFDGDFVQERPAEGWDLRTKGYVPFYRNVALTGSYTQWKGDNVGMFGASKLESDPNVWSYGVEYTPVPLVSGFVNQRSTERGSSDTEVGMRFTYNFNMPWEDQISHNKVAEMRTVGGSRHEFVDRENKMVLEYKAKDNYQIEFMGADGTNGFLFRIRNGFGKYVAGQTVRVNANGNYLAEATPIAPQGFFAQTLDFLDELISVKTAYAASLSKTYVSDSQGRFWVKLEATAPANTTVTVQAGDSSYTFTLQGSGGSSGLSAASSTLLNNGTTQLTLTTPDANTAISWSITGSGTLSSPPVNTDGTGKATATLTANATGSGPIAVTATVNSQTYSCTVLIGANYTLVFGTISGNTGTFTDKQTATIPVTLMQNGVAYTTITPVTWSIVSANNRGNEAVTTAYADKKTGLAWGSSATTTPSTELTDTEDVDTDSDGKSTVSLTDIVGERTIRVEAKITVGAQTVSREQDVTFGAGPLSKFKAPIGSYKWANNQPISNGSNAHASDFPAANACGTTLTVDQLKGLSDNIYYRETNLPSQTDLKAVAQISGNGAWQAAGWPGDVYWTGEVSGGTTAFIVFDLGVVFPRPVDNVNPVVCLRD